The genomic window TTGAGGAATGAATATGGAATTTGTCTGATACCATAAATGATATTACTTGAGTAGAAATTGACTATTATGCCATGATAGATTTTGACTGATTTGTTAATTTTATTGATAAAATTTGATGAATACAGGTTGATGTGCCTTATTCTATTGTTGATAACCAGTTTCCAACTCCCGATGGCTGATATCAAACTTTCAAGGTGGATGAGTGATTGCAACAATTTGATGGTGAGAAGGCACTTAAGTATGCAAGAAGTAGACAAACTACATCAGATTTTTCAAGAGCAGAAAGGCAGCAACTAATAATTTCTGGTATAATAGATGAATTAAAAAGTATGAATGTGTTTACAGACTTTGGGCAGTTACAGGATTTGTATGCTGAAGTAAATCAAATGGTAGATACAAATATAAGTTATAGGCAAATATTTGGTATGATAAATTATGTTGATGATATAAATTGAATACATACTCAAGTGTTGACTGCAGATTGTGAGAGATCTCATTATACTGTAATGGAGCCATGATGTTTCCTTTATTATCCAAGAAGAGATAATTTTGGTTGACATTCAGTACTTTTGCAACAATGAGCAAATGCAGGAAATTTTAGTAATTACAAAGAGATACAAAATTACGCATTTTTTGTGTTGCATAATCAATGATTTCTTCAGGAGAATTCTAGTATAGAAATATTAAACTGAATAAGTAGACAGGCTATGTTGGAAGAGTTTCAAAGAGTAACCCCAGTGGCTAGTAATTTTGCTAAACAGCTTGTTAAATATTGATTCAATATTAAAGAGGTGGACAATTATGAAGATGATGAAATAGAAGAAAATATTATATACACAAATAGTAAAGAAGATAATAAGGTTACTTTAAATCTTTTAAGAATGTTTATGGAGGTAGGAGAAATTATAGAAGATCCTTCCTTGGAAAGTGATATTCAAATAGTTTTGTCAGATAATTTCTTGTAATGAGTGTTATGGTTAAAAAAACTGCAATTATGTCCTCAATGCTTCCTTTTGTGGTGGTTTTTGCTTTTATAGTAAATGATTTGTTGTTAAAATTGATTATAGTTGAATTGATATTTTTTTTAATTATAATCAGTTATATTATTTATAAGTTAAAATAATTTTATGGAAGCTGCTTTATGGTTTTTTGGTTTGTTGTTGATAGCTCTTGCTGCTACCATAGTTTTTCATACTCTTATAAAAGTTTCACCTTATGAAAGATGAGTAAAAGAGAGACTTTCCAAATATGTGGGAACTTTGGAGGCTTGATGGCATATAATAGTGCCATTTATAGAATCGGTTAAAAAAGTTGATATGAGAGAAAGGGTGGTTAATACACCTGCTCACAATATGATAACTTATGATAATGCTGCTGTTACAGTTGATGCAGTAATATTTACTCAAATATACGATGCTAAAAAATCTGTATATGAAATACAGGATCCATTATTGGCTGTATCCAATCTTTGAGTAACAACACTAAGGTGAATAATATGAACTATGAGTTTGGATGATATTTTATGAGATAGGACTAAGATAAATACTTATGTACAAACACAGCTTGCTCAAGAAACAGCAAAATGGTGAATAAGAATAAACAAGGTAGAAATTCAAAAAATAGATCCTCCGCAAGATCTTGTGGATGCTATGAGTAAACAAAAAATTGCTCAACAAGAAAAGAGAGCATCAATTCTTAAGGCTGAATGACAAAGAGAAGCATATATTATAGAAGCTCAATGATACAAAGAAAAGCAAATTTTGGAAGCTCAATGAGAAGCAGAAGCTATAGAAAGACTTGCACAAGCAAGAGCAAAAGAGATAGAATATGAATCTACAGCTGCTATAAATTTCTTCCAGTGAAATGCTATCACAAAAGAACAATTGAAGGTCGCAAAAGATGCCTTGAAAGAAAATACAAAATTTGTAGTTTGATCAGAAATTACAGATACTGTTAGATGAATTTTTGAAAAGATAATAAAAAATTAATTTATTAGATTTTAATATTTTATAGATGAATAAAGAAAGAATATTTGAAGTTGCAGAAGAACATTTTTTTGCAAAAAGGTATACCGATGTAAAACTTGATAATATTGCCCAATCCTTATGAATAAGGAAGCCGAGTTTGTATTATTATTTTTTTGATAAAAAAGATTTATTTATACAAACTCTTAGGTATTCTATGAATAAATATCTTGATGAACTAAAAAAAGTATCAAAAAAAGATGATTTGTATGAGTTTATAAAATGGTATCTAGTATATCCTTCAGAAAATAAAAACTTATTTGCAGTTGCATTTCAAAAATGATATTGTATTGACGAGGATGTTAACTCTACAATTTTTTCTTGAAAAATGATAGTGGAAAAAACTATCAATCAATTCCTATCTGATTTTGGATGAGCACCGGTTAAAAAATATCTTATAATTAATATGTTGGAAAAGCTTGCTCAAGATAATTGTGTTGATTGATATTGTTTGATGTATGATATAGATTCTATTTACTCTCAGATAAAAAAATTTTTAGAAGTCTAATTTTTTATTTTAAAGAATTTGCTATAACTACAAAATTAATTTTATATACTATATTATTTGATATTTTAAAAAAAATTCTTAAAATTGATTAAGATTTAAACATAAAAAAAAATAAATGAGAGTTTTTGTGCCAAGGCATATTGAATGATGAATGTTTAATATGAACTTGTCTTTGGGGCCTTTGAATATTAGTATGATTCAACTTTTTATACTTGCAATATGAGTGGCTATATCATTATCTTTGTGGAACTGACTTACCAATGCGTGACTTGATAATACAGTTGCAGCAATTTTAGTAGCACCAATAGTAATTATATTCATTTTCGTTGCATTTTTTAAGATGTCTGAATTGACTTTGTTGCCATTTATAGCTAAACTATTAAGAACATACTTTTTTGATGCTACCAAAAAATACTATGTAAACTGTAAAAAAGTGGATCCAATAGAGGTTATGAAAAAAAAGATAAAACAGTGAAAACCAGAACAGAAAATTCAAGAAAAAAAACCTATGCAAATAGATCAAGAAAAAATGAGAAAGCTTGACTCTCTATTAGAATAGTTTTTATTTTTAAAAAATATTGACAATGTATGTCAACTCCATTATTGTGTATTATATACAATTTTAAGATTTAGAGATGTTTTTTGTATTCGAAGTTTGTGGTTTGTGATGAGAATAGTTGATATTTATTTTTACTATAAATTGAATTATGAAGTTTTTTTGAAAAAATAGGTTGAGTTTGAGACTTGAAAACACAAGGCTTTTTTTTTCAGGAAAAGAAAAAATTGAAATGAAATTTAAAAAAAAGGCTTTTGATGTGATAGCTACAGAATCTGATGTTCAAAAAACTAATGCAGTGTATATATTAGAAAACTGATTTGATATGTGAATGATAAAATATTTAATTGTATGAAACACAATAAATGTTTATTATCTTGAAATTTATGATGAAGAAAAAGTAAATTATTATCTAGGAAAGCTGGTAGCAGTTGTAGAAAATATTGCTAAAAAAGAAAAATTGCAGTATATCTATTTTATAAATATAAAATGAACTGAAAACTCTCAAATATTTGGTGATTATTATGTAGGTTTGATAGATGATGCTGATTGATATCCTATGCTTGTAAAAATTAGAAAAATGTTTTAAACAATGTCAATCTTGATTATATAAAATCTATTGAAATATATATTGATATAAATAGTATGGAAATTGTTATTTTAACTTTTAAATAAATATAGTATGTCAGAAGAAAATAAAAACAATCAAACTAATAATTCTATGCTAACTGGAATTATTATGACTATTGTTGTATGTAGTGTTATTATAATAGCAGCTGTTTATTTTATATTTGATATGAAGGCTCAGGAAATTAAACAAGAGGTTGCTCATCATAATATGTTGCAGCTTGGAGGTGAGGAAAATTATGAGGTGGCAAAATCATTATTTACTTCTGAATGATTTCAGCAAATGATAGCTGAACAACTTGAAATGGAAAGACAACAAATAGAGTGATGAATGTGACAAGAACAAATGATGCCTCAGTGAGAAGAAGAAATGATGCCAGAGTGAGAAGAAATGGAGCAGCTAGAAGAAATGTTACAAGATGAAGAACAAATGCAAATCGAATTGGATGAAGAAGATTTGATGGAAGAAGGTCCTGAGGATGAAGAACAGATAGAAGAATGAGC from Candidatus Absconditicoccus praedator includes these protein-coding regions:
- a CDS encoding LCP family protein — protein: MGFKRKKLGKFGNFSDLFSWLRESFINMAFSLKLFLVILSFGILFHLSSYAIDFGRGLVNSAVVTFVQTMSSTVGEEMSTDKFGQVNALLLGADEGNLADSIIVASFVPDEGLVSMLSIPRDLYVENSSLNYQGRINGIIPTTYNRTDSLEEGIWNLSDTINDITGVEIDYYAMIDFDGFVNFIDKIGGIQVDVPYSIVDNQFPTPDGGYQTFKVDEGLQQFDGEKALKYARSRQTTSDFSRAERQQLIISGIIDELKSMNVFTDFGQLQDLYAEVNQMVDTNISYRQIFGMINYVDDINGIHTQVLTADCERSHYTVMEPGCFLYYPRRDNFGGHSVLLQQGANAGNFSNYKEIQNYAFFVLHNQGFLQENSSIEILNGISRQAMLEEFQRVTPVASNFAKQLVKYGFNIKEVDNYEDDEIEENIIYTNSKEDNKVTLNLLRMFMEVGEIIEDPSLESDIQIVLSDNFL
- a CDS encoding TetR/AcrR family transcriptional regulator — its product is MNKERIFEVAEEHFFAKRYTDVKLDNIAQSLGIRKPSLYYYFFDKKDLFIQTLRYSMNKYLDELKKVSKKDDLYEFIKWYLVYPSENKNLFAVAFQKGYCIDEDVNSTIFSGKMIVEKTINQFLSDFGGAPVKKYLIINMLEKLAQDNCVDGYCLMYDIDSIYSQIKKFLEV
- a CDS encoding SPFH domain-containing protein — translated: MEAALWFFGLLLIALAATIVFHTLIKVSPYERGVKERLSKYVGTLEAGWHIIVPFIESVKKVDMRERVVNTPAHNMITYDNAAVTVDAVIFTQIYDAKKSVYEIQDPLLAVSNLGVTTLRGIIGTMSLDDILGDRTKINTYVQTQLAQETAKWGIRINKVEIQKIDPPQDLVDAMSKQKIAQQEKRASILKAEGQREAYIIEAQGYKEKQILEAQGEAEAIERLAQARAKEIEYESTAAINFFQGNAITKEQLKVAKDALKENTKFVVGSEITDTVRGIFEKIIKN